The DNA segment AAGGAATCAGATGAGTAAAGTGATTGTCATCGAAAACCCGATTCTTAATTCACCTTTTATGGAACCTAAGCGCCACTTCCGTTTTTCAGAGGAAGGAATCACCAATGAGATCGTCGAAGCACGCCGGAAGAGCGCCTATTTTGTCCCCGTGCCGAGATCCAAAAAAAAGGCGGGCGCGCAGCCCCTATTTAAAACCGAATGGACCGAAGACCGCATCGAGGAAAATAAGCTAATTAATAATATCCGTGAACGAGTATCTTTGTGGCGGGCCAAGGGAAGGCCGTATATATCCCGAATCACATCCCAACTTATTGATTATTGGACAAGGCCGGAGCGTGAGAAAAAACTATTTTTCTGTCAGATTGAGGCGCTGGAAACCATAATATATATTATTGAAGCAGCTTCAAAACTTGGCGATCAATGGATCGAAAATACCCTGAAAGAAGAAAACGAAACGAGCAATCCCCTGCTTTACCGTATCGCCTTTAAAATGGCCACCGGTTCGGGAAAGACATTAGTCATGGCCATGCTTATCGCCTGGCATGCTCTCAACAAATTCGCCAATCCTCAGGATGCCAGGTTCAGTGACGCCTTTCTCCTGGTGACCCCGGGAATCACCATCCGTGACCGCTTAAGGGTCTTGCTGCCCAATGACCCGGACAACTATTACAAAAAGCATGACATTTTGTCCACGGAATGGCAGCTGGAATTATGCAAAGCCAAGATCATTATCGGAAATTTTCACCAGATGAAACCAAGGGAG comes from the Candidatus Aminicenantes bacterium genome and includes:
- a CDS encoding DEAD/DEAH box helicase family protein, yielding MSKVIVIENPILNSPFMEPKRHFRFSEEGITNEIVEARRKSAYFVPVPRSKKKAGAQPLFKTEWTEDRIEENKLINNIRERVSLWRAKGRPYISRITSQLIDYWTRPEREKKLFFCQIEALETIIYIIEAASKLGDQWIENTLKEENETSNPLLYRIAFKMATGSGKTLVMAMLIAWHALNKFANPQDARFSDAFLLVTPGITIRDRLRVLLPNDPDNYYKKHDILSTEWQLELCKAKIIIGNFHQMKPRE